The Setaria italica strain Yugu1 chromosome IX, Setaria_italica_v2.0, whole genome shotgun sequence genome has a window encoding:
- the LOC101761094 gene encoding CRS2-associated factor 1, chloroplastic, translated as MKRKQQSALQAIPSMATAAPFSCRSLLAPAQQSHPRLPASIRLDLSHPKQPPADPKRRRHHAASHPAFSAAARGRAKKIPVPDTEEPAAGVRVTDRGLSYRLDGAPFEFQYSYTEAPRARPVALREAPFLPFGPEATPRPWTGRKPLPKSRKELPEFDSFVLPQPGKKGVKPVQSPGPFLAGMEPRYQAASREEVLGEPLTKEEVAELVKGSLKTNRQLNMGRDGLTHNMLENIHSHWKRKRVCKIKCKGVCTVDMDNVCQQLEEKVGGKVIHRQGGVIFLFRGRNYNYRTRPSFPLMLWKPVAPVYPRLVKKVPDGLTPDEAAEMRMRGNQLPPICRLGKNGVYVNLVKQVREAFEACDLVRVDCSGLNKSDCRKIGAKLKDLVPCILLSFEFEHILMWRGSDWKSSLPPLEENNFEVTKADEHFSGEEFNEKVRHSGTVLTEIELASIATSHKNCNLGQAEQELKGTMKLNHGTDMVLSSAVEVPGLFHSTGISGTEPSADTNRGLVEKSLDHSARSEHCPDDLEPHPGVTSIGDDLETKRKGNEGIEGTDVLNSSSEVRPSYMVGVLCLLEQAIDSGRALVLSENEFVDSDLVYQKCVAFTKSIPRELVFKRTQTKTSARRNGLDKQVKIKKHLVENKLSSSHIEKKDNANGCLAMRTNGRAQEFLSDVVPQGTLRVDELAKLLA; from the exons atgaaaaggaagCAGCAGTCCGCCTTGCAGGCAATCCCATCCATGGCGACTGCCGCCCCCTTCAGCTGTCGCTCGCTCCTCGCCCCGGCACAGCAATCCCATCCACGGCTGCCTGCCTCCATCCGCCTCGACCTCTCCCACCCCAAGCAACCTCCCGCCGACCCGAAGCGCCGCCGGCACCATGCCGCTTCGCATCCGGCCTTCTCCGCAGCCGCGCGGGGTCGTGCCAAGAAGATCCCCGTCCCGGACACCGAGGAGCCCGCCGCCGGAGTCCGCGTCACCGACCGCGGCCTCTCCTACCGCCTCGACGGCGCGCCGTTCGAGTTCCAGTACAGCTACACCGAggccccgcgcgcgcggcccGTTGCGCTCCGTGAGGCCCCGTTCCTGCCGTTCGGGCCCGAGGCCACGCCGCGCCCGTGGACGGGGAGGAAGCCGCTGCCGAAGAGCCGCAAGGAGCTGCCGGAGTTCGACTCGTTCGTGCTGCCACAACCGGGCAAGAAGGGGGTGAAGCCCGTGCAGTCACCGGGGCCGTTCCTCGCCGGGATGGAGCCGAGGTACCAAGCGGCGTCACGAGAGGAGGTGCTCGGGGAGCCCCTCACAAAGGAAGAGGTCGCCGAACTCGTCAAAGGGAGCCTCAAGACCAATCGACAGCTCAATATGG GTAGGGATGGTTTGACGCACAATATGCTGGAGAACATTCATTCACATTggaagagaaagagagtttGCAAGATAAAATGCAAAGGTGTCTGTACAGTGGATATGGATAATGTCTGCCAGCAGCTAGAG GAAAAAGTTGGAGGAAAAGTAATACACCGCCAAGGGGGTGTCATATTTCTTTTTCGTGGTAGAAACTACAATTACAGGACTCGCCCAAGTTTTCCTCTTATGCTCTGGAAACCTGTTGCACCAGTGTACCCTCGCCTTGTTAAGAAGGTCCCAGATGGCTTAACTCCAGATGAGGCCGCAGAAATGCGAATGAGAGGAAATCAATTACCGCCAATTTGCAGACTTG GGAAAAATGGTGTTTATGTTAACCTTGTGAAGCAAGTTAGAGAAGCATTTGAAGCATGTGATCTTGTCCGTGTTGATTGCTCAGGTCTAAACAAAAGTGATTGCAGGAAAATTGGAGCTAAACTAAAG GATCTAGTACCATGTATCTTACTGTCTTTTGAGTTTGAACATATACTGATGTGGAGGGGAAGTGATTGGAAATCATCTCTTCCTCCATTAGAAGAAAATAATTTTGAAGTGACAAAGGCGGATGAACATTTTAGTGGTGAAGAATTTAATGAAAAGGTTAGACATTCAGGAACTGTTTTAACCGAGATTGAGTTGGCCAGTATTGCAACATCTCACAAGAACTGCAACTTGGGTCAAGCTGAACAAGAGTTGAAAGGTACCATGAAGCTTAATCATGGCACTGATATGGTGCTGAGTTCTGCAGTAGAAGTCCCTGGATTGTTTCATTCTACAGGTATATCTGGAACTGAACCCTCAGCAGACACTAATAGAGGTCTGGTTGAGAAGTCCCTTGATCATTCTGCAAGATCTGAACACTGTCCAGATGATTTAGAACCACACCCTGGTGTAACAAGCATAGGTGATGATTTGGAAACTAAGAGGAAAGGCAACGAAGGTATAGAAGGTACGGATGTTCTCAATAGTAGTTCTGAAGTGCGGCCTTCTTATATGGTGGGAGTGTTATGCCTTTTGGAACAGGCCATTGACAGTGGCAGGGCACTTGTTCTGAGTGAGAATGAGTTTGTTGATTCAGATCTGGTCTATCAAAAGTGCGTTGCATTCACAAAGTCAATTCCACGTGAACTGGTTTTCAAGCGTACTCAAACTAAGACCAGTGCCAGGAGAAATGGGCTAGACAAGCAAGTAAAAATTAAAAAGCATCTTGTAGAAAATAAACTATCCAGCAGTCATATTGAAAAGAAAGATAATGCCAATGGATGTTTGGCAATGCGGACAAATGGCCGTGCGCAAGAGTTCCTATCGGATGTGGTTCCACAAGGTACCTTAAGAGTGGATGAACTAGCAAAGTTACTAGCTTAG
- the LOC101761750 gene encoding transcription factor BHLH062: MVPSERGSVATAVSTAAADKLLHGPIAGKKCKKAAPRKVHKAEREKLKRDHLNDLFVELGNMLEADRQNNGKACILTDTTRILRDLLLQVESLRKEHSNLQNESHYVAIERNELQDENGVLRKEISELQDELRMRTSSNPADWGHGNAGLNPPVPHPASAVFSSQQAMQPPTIASTVFPLQPPLAPSAVIEQSYATPPSLELKLFPGAESVEVHERSEDQEAPNHVARPQARYPPQSASWPVTLFSGLPRMEDEQCSSSTTSSSKETSTGRD, encoded by the exons ATGGTTCCATCAGAGAGGGGGagcgtcgccaccgccgtcaGCACGGCTGCCGCCGATAAGCTGCTCCATGG GCCTATCGCTGGCAAGAAGTGCAAGAAGGCGGCCCCGAGGAAGGTTCACAAGGCTGAGAGGGAGAAGCTTAAACGCGACCACCTAAATGATCTCTTCGTTGAGCTGGGTAATATGCTAG AAGCAGATAGGCAGAACAATGGGAAAGCATGCATACTAACTGATACTACTCGGATACTAAGAGATCTGCTTCTTCAAGTAGAATCTCTTCGAAAGGAACATAGCAACCTGCAGAATGAATCTCATTAT GTTGCAATAGAGAGAAATGAGCTGCAGGATGAGAACGGTGTGCTCCGCAAAGAAATTTCAGAGCTTCAAGACGAGTTGAGAATGCGGACTTCCAGCAATCCAGCGGATTGGGGCCATGGCAACGCTGGATTGAATCCCCCTGTTCCTCACCCTGCAAGTGCAGTATTCTCATCCCAGCAGGCAATGCAACCACCCACCATCGCAAGCACTGTATTCCCCTTGCAGCCGCCACTGGCACCATCAGCAGTGATCGAGCAGTCCTACGCCACACCACCATCACTGGAACTGAAGCTCTTCCCAGGAGCTGAATCTGTCGAAGTTCACGAGCGATCAGAAGACCAGGAGGCTCCCAACCATGTGGCACGACCACAGGCAAGGTACCCACCACAATCAGCCTCGTGGCCAGTAACCTTGTTTTCTGGGCTTCCAAGAATGGAGGATGAGCAATGCAGTAGCAGcacaaccagcagcagcaaggAGACTAGCACAGGTAGAGACTGA